TCATCAGCCTTTTCCATATCACCTTCCTTGCAAAATCCATCAATCAAAGTATTGTATGTCACAACATCTGGTTTGAGATTCCTTTGTAGCATTGACGAAAACAAGCTTAGGGCTTTATTCATATTTCTGTGTTTGGAGTATCCGTGTATAAGTGTAGTGAAAGTGCAAAAATCAGGGTATATACCCCTTTCCAACATTTCATTAAAAAGCCGATCAGCGTCAGATAGCATCCTCTCTTTGCACAACCCATTCAGAATAGTGTTGTAAGTAACAATATCCATTAAGCATCCCTGATCCACCATTTCATCCCGCATCTTCAAGGCTTCTGACATCATTCCATATTTACAAAACCCACCGATAAGAACCGTATAAATCACATTGTCTGGTACCAAGCCAACCCTTTTTAAACTCTTAAAATATGATAATGCCTTGTCGAGATGCCCATTCCTTGAAAACAAACTGATAATTGAACTATAGCTGACTAAATCAGGAACAAGGCCTCGATGCAAGATTTCATCAAAAATTCCTTGAGCATCCGACAAGTTATCTTTCCTACAACACTCAACAAGTAGTGGGTTATAAGTGGTACAATCAGGACTTATACCAATCTGCAGCATTTCATTCAAAACTTCTTTTGCTTTACCGTACTTTCCATTCTTACACAAACCATTTACTATTGCATTATAAGTCGAAAGACATGATTGCAAACCCTTAGTCGACAACGAGTTCTTTAAATCAAAAGCTTCTTCTAGAAGCCCTTCGCAACAATATGCATTAATCAAAGTATTATAAGTCACAATATCTGGAAATatccctttttcttccatttcagAGATGTACAATTTTGCATCTTCAATTTTCCGATTTTTACACAAAGCATTAACCATGATGTTTAGTGTATAGACATTTAGTTCCAACCCAAACCCAACAACATCCCCGTATACTTCCCATGCCAAGTCCATCCACTCAACCTTGACAAGCCCTCCAAGAAGACTATTACAAGCATTTAAAGGCACACAAATCCCCCTACTTTTCAACACGCGAAACGCCTCCACAGCTTCCCTCAACTTCCTAGCTTGCACATAAGTCCTAATCAACAAATCGAAAACAAACGGATTCGACCCACAACCTTGGTAAGTAGAGACCAACGAGTCAACAACCTCAACCCGCGAAACTCCACTCTTTCTAACCATCCGGAGAATCAAAGCCTGGGCATCGGACGCCCTCCGGCTCCTCGCCAGTATATGTACCGAAGCACTCAGCGAAAGCGATGAGTGCTTGAAACCCGGGTTTTTCGCAGCAACTAAGTCTATAAACCTCTGACCCATTTGCAAATTGTCACGGCATTGATAAAGAACATCAACTACAATTGATGGGTTCATTTGGTTTATATAACTGTGTGGAAAACTGGACTTACCTTGTTGCTTCAGGCTCCATAGTATCTTTTCCACATTAAAGGACTGTGATGTGAAAAGGGGTGATGGTGAATCTTGCAGCTCGTTAGACGGGTGGGTTTGGTTGAAGGGGGGTTCTAGGGTTTGAATGGTTCTGATGAAATGATGGGTTTGAGCGTAAGGGTATGGAATAGAAGCTAGAGGGGTCGTTCTGAAATGGGTTGTTCGAAAAAGTGGCCGTTGGGTTGCCATGGCTTCCTAAATTAGGTGGCCTCTCTGCTAATGCGATTGATTGGAGAAGAAGTCCTAAAAAAAAGGGTGATTTTTCCGACCGGCAGATGTACCTACATGGGCCGCCGGAAATTGCTTGCTTTTGCTTGGTGTGTGATGTAGCGGATTGCAATCAACAGTTCTTGTTTCTGAGATTCAAACAAGTCCCAAAACTTTTTGGGCATGTTCTTCCTAATGGTTCTCgtaatttttttagcaaaataacgCTAAATCCATTCTTTACGTTATTCACAatattttttatagggcccatttcaaattccaaaaaaatataaaataatattaataaattttaaaataatatcttATAAGgttttataaaaaatcagttctaacaaatatcggtaagtagtattaatttttaatttatagaTGCGAAATTGTGTAATTGAGCAGTTGCGACTCTACAAATTAAGAAATACGGTAATACTTACCGACctttgttggagctgattttttacaagatcctataaaatattattttaaaatttatcaaatgacctttgttggagctgattttttacaagaccctataaaatattattttaaaatttatcaaatatttttttatatttttatgagACCCGAAATgaaccccataaaaaatataaaaaattatataatgGACAGATGTGTGTATGTAATATCTCTATTTTTTAGTGGTAAAAGTTTTCATTGAAGTAGGAGTTGACGTCAAAATccctctttttccctttctagTTTCTATTAGATAAATTTTTGGATACTACGTGACGATGCCAGCACGCATTCCAACCattcaaatgtgttttgaacggtccaaatccgacccctccccctctctctcccctcaacCGATCTATGGCCTTGTTTAGTTAAGcattttggatttggtttctaatCATatttatcttcaatcattacttttattatccaaatccaaaatctttAAACAAACGAgatttctcttcaatcattggtctcatttttctctctctatctttttctaatcattactctatttttagctattactctatttctttttacaCTCATTATctacaaattcaaatctaaaatccaaaccgaatatggtcattactttatttctatctctctataatcattactctatttctttttatactctattttctttctgtttctcGCCCTTGTTCGGTTGTGTGTTCCAAACCCAAATTCAATCATTACCtaaattttcaatcattattttcatttctctc
The sequence above is a segment of the Rhododendron vialii isolate Sample 1 chromosome 13a, ASM3025357v1 genome. Coding sequences within it:
- the LOC131312581 gene encoding pentatricopeptide repeat-containing protein At5g01110 isoform X1 — encoded protein: MATQRPLFRTTHFRTTPLASIPYPYAQTHHFIRTIQTLEPPFNQTHPSNELQDSPSPLFTSQSFNVEKILWSLKQQGKSSFPHSYINQMNPSIVVDVLYQCRDNLQMGQRFIDLVAAKNPGFKHSSLSLSASVHILARSRRASDAQALILRMVRKSGVSRVEVVDSLVSTYQGCGSNPFVFDLLIRTYVQARKLREAVEAFRVLKSRGICVPLNACNSLLGGLVKVEWMDLAWEVYGDVVGFGLELNVYTLNIMVNALCKNRKIEDAKLYISEMEEKGIFPDIVTYNTLINAYCCEGLLEEAFDLKNSLSTKGLQSCLSTYNAIVNGLCKNGKYGKAKEVLNEMLQIGISPDCTTYNPLLVECCRKDNLSDAQGIFDEILHRGLVPDLVSYSSIISLFSRNGHLDKALSYFKSLKRVGLVPDNVIYTVLIGGFCKYGMMSEALKMRDEMVDQGCLMDIVTYNTILNGLCKERMLSDADRLFNEMLERGIYPDFCTFTTLIHGYSKHRNMNKALSLFSSMLQRNLKPDVVTYNTLIDGFCKEGDMEKADELWGDMISRRIFPNHITYNILINGFCSQCRVSEAFKLWDEMVGKGIEPNIVTCNIVIKGYCRSGDVAKAYEFLKKMTFKGVVPDIITYNSVIHGFIKQDNMDKALYLVHKMENQGLLPDVITYNTILEGFCREGRMQEANLVYNKMIEQGMNPDRSTFISLINGHVSQDNMKEAFRFHDEMLQRGFVPDDKF
- the LOC131312581 gene encoding pentatricopeptide repeat-containing protein At5g01110 isoform X2, which codes for MATQRPLFRTTHFRTTPLASIPYPYAQTHHFIRTIQTLEPPFNQTHPSNELQDSPSPLFTSQSFNVEKILWSLKQQGKSSFPHSYINQMNPSIVVDVLYQCRDNLQMGQRFIDLVAAKNPGFKHSSLSLSASVHILARSRRASDAQALILRMVRKSGVSRVEVVDSLVSTYQGCGSNPFVFDLLIRTYVQARKLREAVEAFRVLKSRGICVPLNACNSLLGGLVKVEWMDLAWEVYGDVVGFGLELNVYTLNIMVNALCKNRKIEDAKLYISEMEEKGIFPDIVTYNTLINAYCCEGLLEEAFDLKNSLSTKGLQSCLSTYNAIVNGLCKNGKYGKAKEVLNEMLQIGISPDCTTYNPLLVECCRKDNLSDAQGIFDEILHRGLVPDLVSYSSIISLFSRNGHLDKALSYFKSLKRVGLVPDNVIYTVLIGGFCKYGMMSEALKMRDEMVDQGCLMDIVTYNTILNGLCKERMLSDADRLFNEMLERGIYPDFCTFTTLIHGYSKHRNMNKALSLFSSMLQRNLKPDVVTYNTLIDGFCKEGDMEKADELWGDMISRRIFPNHITYNILINGFCSQCRVSEAFKLWDEMVGKGF